One stretch of Astatotilapia calliptera chromosome 3, fAstCal1.2, whole genome shotgun sequence DNA includes these proteins:
- the leap2 gene encoding liver-expressed antimicrobial peptide 2 yields the protein MQKTGFFTQKKAAAALCIVLLMVAQQVCAGPLVSQDQSSFLQSADLRGSDVDHAPRRIARMTPLWRIMNSKPFGAYCQNNYECSTGLCRAGHCSTMNRSASQPVNY from the exons ATGCAGAAGACAGGCTTCTTCACCCaaaagaaagcagcagcagcactgtgcATTGTCCTGTTAATGGTGGCTCAACAG GTGTGTGCAGGTCCTTTGGTTTCACAGGATCAGTCCAGCTTCCTCCAGAGTGCAgatctaagggggtcagatgtCGACCATGCTCCGAGGAGGATAGCCCGGATGACCCCACTGTGGCGGATCATGAACAGTAAACCCTTCGGAGCATACTGCCAAAACAACTATGAATGCTCCACAGGCCTCTGCAG ggcAGGACACTGCTCCACGATGAACCGTTCGGCATCGCAGCCGGTGAACTATTAG